Part of the Halococcus sediminicola genome, GAGTCGCTCACGGCGGCGGCCGAGGACGTACTCCCCGAAACGACGGACGCCCTCTCGGAAGGAGGAGATGTCGTCGAGGAGACGAAGGAATTACTCGAAACGGTGGACCTCAGCGAGCTTCCCGACGCCATCGACATGAGCGAACTCCCAGAGGCGATCGACATGAGCGAGGTCCCAGCTGCGGTCGCAAACGCCGACCCCAAACGGGCGGTCGAACCTAAACAGCTGGCTTCGCTCATCGAGTTCGGCGATCTCTTCGACGCGACCGACATTCGGGCGTTCATGCAGAACAAGGATGAACTCGAAGACGAAGTCGACGACCTCACCGACGACGAGGGCGAAGACGACTCAGGCCTCGTCGATTCGCTCGGTTCGGATTCGTCCGCCGGCTCCGACCTCGTGGATTCGGTTGGTTCGTCCGCCGACTCCGAGTCGGGTGGCGGCGAATCATTCATCGAACAGGGCGAAGCGATGCAGGCCGCGATCCAGTCGAAACTGCAGGACGCCATCGGTGAGTTCCGTGAGAGCGCCCTTGATGCGCGCGACGGGTTGAAGGACGCGCGCGACGAGGCCGAAAAACAGGTCGAGGAAAAAACCGGCGGCGGCACCGGCCAGCCCTCTTCGCGTAACCCGACGGCGTTTTCGACGATGACGTCGGGCTGGAACTCGGGTGGCTGGTCGTCGGCGAACTTCTCGACGGTGCCGAAGACCACGCGCCATTCGAACGCGCCCGGCCACTTCCGGATCTACGGCCGACGTTTCGACGAGCGCGAGGAAGACGACGATGAGTAGCGGTGGTCCCGCCCGCCAATCCGACAGCCTCGCCGACGTGGTGGAGATGCTGCTCGACAAGGGTGTGGTCATCAACGCCGACATCGTGGTCTCGATCGGCGATACCGAACTACTCGGGGTGCAACTCAGAGCAGCGATCGCCTCTTTCGAGACCGCCGCCGAATACGGCTTGGAGTTCCCCGACGGCACCGACATGCGTCGAGTCGAGCAGGCATCGGGGCGCTCCGAACTCGAAGACGACGAGACGGTCACGGTCAAAGGGGTGGACAAGGACGACTCGGCGCTCGAAGGCGAAGACGAGGAATCCGACACCGACCGCCAATCGGCACCCGAGATTGGTGCGCGGCCGAACGCCGGGGTGCGCGCGGGACACACGACCAGATCCGACGACGAGGGCGATGGGGGCGGGAAAACCGAAAAAGGAAACGGGGAAAGCGAGGCCGACTCATAGGGTCGGTGACGAATCTTTACCCCTCCGTTGAGCAGAGATAGTTCCAAATGTTCGGCTCATCGATTGCATCGATTCCTTTCAGAATGGACGCTTTCAGCGTTGAGAGGTCCGGAATCAGCCGGTGCTTGAACCACTCATAGAGCTGATTCCAGCAGCCTTCCACTGGGTTGAGCTCGGGTAGTTTCGACGGGAAGTACCAAACTGCCAGCTCTTCTCCACGCACGCACGAGACCGAACTGTCTCCGACAGTTCTGGTCTCGCGCTCACCACTCACGAACTCCCAGAGATCCCTCGCATAGAAGTATCCCGCCCGATCGAGGAACACCACCAACTCCTCGCCGAATTCGTCTTGGAGTGCCTCTAACAAGCGAATTCCGTGGTATCGTGTGAGATTTTCTTCCGTCCAGCAGTAGAAGCTATCACCGTCGTCGGTGATAGCGCCAAGTACCGTCACCTTGTCCCACGAATTCGATGTTTCAATCGTTGGGTCTGACCCGATCGGATACCAACCATGCCGCTGGACGGTGCCGACACGTTTGGTGAACTGATCGACGACAACCACCGTCTTCTCGGCTAGTTCGGGGCGTTTTTTCGACTGTCGCTTGGAATTCTTCTTCCTCCTCGGGGTCGGCTTCGTGATGGCGAGGCCGCGCTGTCCGCCAGGACAGCCCGGCCTCCGTCAGCAGATAGCGCGCATGCCGATCGCTGTACTCGACATCGTATGCCTGAGCGACATAGTGGAGGAGAAGCTTCGGCGACCAGGCCTGTTGGTCGTAGCCCAGCTCGGTAGGTGAGTCTTGGAGCACCTCTTCGAGGTGCTCACGCTGTTCTCTGGTGAGTTTTGAAGGACCACCAGGGCGAGGAGCGTCGTAGGGAGCCTGCTCGATCGGTTGCTCGACAAACCGATCGAGCCAGTTACGGATGGTTTTCTCAACAACGCCGTGACGCTCAGCGAGGGTATCGATCTGAGCACCTTGCTTGCGGCCGATCGCCGCGAGAACGCGTTCTCGCGGCTTTTCACCCTCCGTTTGCTCACGCACCTCGTGGAGTTCTTCCAGAGTGATATCGTCGAGCCGACCCATTACATCGGGCTACTGTCTATGTCGGTAAAGATCTTTAGCCGACCCTATCAGAGGCGGACGATGACGACGATTGACGTCGATGGTGAAGAGGCGCGCGACGGGCTGATGACGTTCGTCGTCGCGGTCGTGGAACTGCTGGACGCGATGGAGCAGGAGGCCATACGACGGATGGAGTCGGGCGAACTTCTCGGCAGAAGCGCGAATCGGGCGGTACTCGCATCAGTGAGTACGGAGGACCGTGGCGTCAGCGTTCCAACCGGCTGGGGTGCTATCACTCATCGGTTCGTCTGGCGCGGGGAGTGTGCATCACGTACCTCCGCCCCGTCCCGGAGTTTGTCCTCACAGTTGGGACAGACGCGCACGTTCCCCATCCCATCGGGTGCGAACACCCGCACGTATTGGTCGGTGACGAATCCGCCGCAGTTGTGACAGTCTGGCATTGATGAGTTCTCCCGAGTCATACTACGTTTCAGTGACTCGGTAATACCCCGACATGGACATCCAACCTTGGACGTGACCGGATGCGAGTCACGGCTCCCAGTCGACGAACACGGAACGAACGCGAGCGGTCTTCTCTTACTCGACTCGACGCCGGGCCATCACGACCGCTCGGTCCACGGGTATCTCCGCTTCGAGACTTCGGTGATTTCGACCGTGTAGTCGGGTTCGTCCGGTCGTGGCGTGCGCACGTCGTATGCACCCGCCACCGAAACACCGTCGCTCCGTGCCTCGTCGACGAGATCGATGAGATCGGTCTCGAAGGCCGGCACATCCATACGATTTGTATCGCTTCGTTGTTGAGACATCGTTGTCCTCCGAGGGCAGTTCAATCGTGGGATACACCCTCACGAACGACACGATACACTCCGGCAAAGCCATCCGGGATGGGTTTCCAAGGTGTTTCGCATTATCCTCTACCAGAGTTCTCAACGGTCTCGAAGTCAGCATCGTCACCAATGAGCAGCGTAGTGAAGACGGTGGTCTGGGCCCGACGGAGCCGCTCACTCGTGGCTTGGTCGGAGATTCCAAACCGGCCCGCGAGCTCCTCAGTCGTGATATCCCGTGGGATGGCGAAGTAGCCTTCTTCGAGCGCGGTGAGCAGGGTTTCGCGCTGAGTCGGGGTCAACCCCGACGTGTCGAGTTCCGGCTTGTCGGGATGATAGAGCCGTTTGAGGTCGAGCGTGACGCCCGCTTGTTCGCAGTCAGCGCTGAACGCGGCGATATCGGCCTCGTCGGGGAAGCGAAACTGGAACTCCCACCGTTCAGTGGTCCCGACTGCTTCGAGAACCGTGGCCCCGTACTCATTGCTAGTCTGAACAAGCCCATTGATATCCGCGGGCCAGTCAACCCGGAAGAGAGCTTGGTCGTCGAGCTCGTCGAGCAACGTGACGTCATGGATGGTCTCGTCCTCCAAGAGCATCGTTTCGAGTGCGCCAGCGTCGGCGTTGTGGGCCCAAAAGAAGGGAATGATCCGATCGGTAGTCGGCACCATC contains:
- a CDS encoding helix-turn-helix domain-containing protein; translated protein: MSVVVEVVVPASDFGLGRSLQSAGDGVRFELERMVPTTDRIIPFFWAHNADAGALETMLLEDETIHDVTLLDELDDQALFRVDWPADINGLVQTSNEYGATVLEAVGTTERWEFQFRFPDEADIAAFSADCEQAGVTLDLKRLYHPDKPELDTSGLTPTQRETLLTALEEGYFAIPRDITTEELAGRFGISDQATSERLRRAQTTVFTTLLIGDDADFETVENSGRG
- the gvpJ gene encoding gas vesicle protein GvpJ, with translation MSSGGPARQSDSLADVVEMLLDKGVVINADIVVSIGDTELLGVQLRAAIASFETAAEYGLEFPDGTDMRRVEQASGRSELEDDETVTVKGVDKDDSALEGEDEESDTDRQSAPEIGARPNAGVRAGHTTRSDDEGDGGGKTEKGNGESEADS
- a CDS encoding transposase, which produces MVVVDQFTKRVGTVQRHGWYPIGSDPTIETSNSWDKVTVLGAITDDGDSFYCWTEENLTRYHGIRLLEALQDEFGEELVVFLDRAGYFYARDLWEFVSGERETRTVGDSSVSCVRGEELAVWYFPSKLPELNPVEGCWNQLYEWFKHRLIPDLSTLKASILKGIDAIDEPNIWNYLCSTEG
- a CDS encoding DUF7563 family protein, producing the protein MPDCHNCGGFVTDQYVRVFAPDGMGNVRVCPNCEDKLRDGAEVRDAHSPRQTNR
- a CDS encoding IS630 family transposase, which translates into the protein MGRLDDITLEELHEVREQTEGEKPRERVLAAIGRKQGAQIDTLAERHGVVEKTIRNWLDRFVEQPIEQAPYDAPRPGGPSKLTREQREHLEEVLQDSPTELGYDQQAWSPKLLLHYVAQAYDVEYSDRHARYLLTEAGLSWRTARPRHHEADPEEEEEFQATVEKTPRTSREDGGCRRSVHQTCRHRPAAWLVSDRVRPND